The nucleotide sequence CTTGTAAAGATGTCCTTTCCGAAGTTCTGATTACAAAGACATGCCAGACATGTTCTTTATCATTTTCAGGATTTTCCGGAAGTATTATTTTCGAATTTTTTATTTCGGAAATATACTGTTCTGCAATTCTTCTACGCTGTAAGTTTTCTGCATCAATATATTTTAATTTTATATCTAAAACAGCAGCTTGGATCTCATCTAATCTGGAATTAAGACCTTTGTAGATATTCACATATTTTTCATTAGATCCATAATTGGCAAGGGCGCGGATGGTTTTTGCTAATTCATCATCATTGGTTGTAACAGCACCTGCATCACCAAGAGCGCCAAGATTCTTACCAGGATAAAAACTAAATCCCGCAGCATCTCCAAGATTTCCGGTTTTGATCCCATTCCATTCTGCACCAATAGCTTGAGCATTATCTTCGATGATTTTAAGATTATGCTTGGTTGCAAGACTCTTTAATGCTTCAGAAAAAACAACCCGGCCTTGTAGGTGTACAATAAAAATGGCTTTGGTTTTTGTAGTGATTTTTTCTTCGATTTTAGAGATATCGATATTATAAGTGTTAATATCTGGTTCAACCAAAACGGGAGTTAAACCATTGTCCGATAATGCAAAGATAGATGCGATATATGTATTAGCTGGAACGATAACTTCATCTCCGGGTTTCATAAAACCCAGTTCTATATAGGCTTTGAAAATTAAACGCAGGGCATCCAAGCCATTAGCCACACCTATAGCTTCTTTGGT is from Epilithonimonas vandammei and encodes:
- a CDS encoding DegT/DnrJ/EryC1/StrS family aminotransferase encodes the protein MIKFLDLQKVNLLHQEEIEHKLIEVFRSGWYLLGTEVKNFEANLSQYIGTKEAIGVANGLDALRLIFKAYIELGFMKPGDEVIVPANTYIASIFALSDNGLTPVLVEPDINTYNIDISKIEEKITTKTKAIFIVHLQGRVVFSEALKSLATKHNLKIIEDNAQAIGAEWNGIKTGNLGDAAGFSFYPGKNLGALGDAGAVTTNDDELAKTIRALANYGSNEKYVNIYKGLNSRLDEIQAAVLDIKLKYIDAENLQRRRIAEQYISEIKNSKIILPENPENDKEHVWHVFVIRTSERTSLQEYLTNNRIQSLIHYPIPPHQQKAYQEWNNLSFPITEKIHEEVLSLPISPVMCTDEISKVIDVLNKF